Proteins encoded in a region of the Paenibacillus pedocola genome:
- a CDS encoding DUF423 domain-containing protein translates to MQRRFMAWGALLAMLSVMIGAFGAHMLKSVISEDHLQVYETGVHYHMVHALGLILIALVAGQWGESARLRWAGRLLIAGIVLFSGSLYVLSITGISILGAITPLGGVCFIAGWICLAWEAFSRKS, encoded by the coding sequence ATGCAACGAAGATTTATGGCTTGGGGGGCATTGCTGGCGATGCTGTCAGTGATGATCGGCGCCTTCGGGGCGCATATGCTGAAGTCAGTGATCAGTGAGGACCATTTGCAGGTGTATGAGACCGGAGTTCATTATCACATGGTGCATGCGCTTGGCCTGATTCTGATCGCTCTGGTTGCAGGACAATGGGGTGAAAGTGCCCGTCTGCGCTGGGCAGGCCGGCTGCTGATTGCAGGAATAGTGTTGTTCTCTGGCAGCCTGTATGTATTAAGTATTACTGGCATCAGTATCCTGGGAGCCATTACCCCTTTGGGTGGTGTATGCTTTATTGCCGGCTGGATTTGTTTGGCCTGGGAAGCTTTTTCCCGCAAAAGCTGA
- a CDS encoding YunC family protein: protein MVTIEPVQVGGHTLVGVEVKLPKTTLLTVSTSRGYIMCGALDVGLLNETLSDRKIIAARAVGVRTLAQLLAAPLESVTIEAENLGIVPGMTGAEALLLML, encoded by the coding sequence TTGGTTACGATAGAGCCTGTTCAGGTAGGCGGTCATACTCTGGTGGGTGTCGAGGTAAAACTGCCTAAAACAACTCTGCTTACTGTCAGCACAAGCCGGGGATATATCATGTGCGGAGCACTCGACGTGGGCCTGCTTAATGAAACACTAAGCGACCGGAAGATCATTGCAGCAAGGGCAGTAGGCGTGCGTACCTTAGCGCAATTGCTTGCCGCTCCGCTGGAATCTGTTACTATAGAAGCGGAGAATCTGGGTATTGTGCCAGGGATGACTGGTGCGGAAGCACTGCTTCTCATGCTCTGA
- a CDS encoding Dps family protein has product MAKASNKVNTASLEQVLNRQVANLNILYVKIHNYHWYVKGEQFFSLHVKFEELYDDVTLKMDEVAERLLSIKGSPAATMKEYLEIATIQEATGKEDTRGMVQTLIEDFATVAEELTEGIELAEQVSDQPTADLFIKIRTDLEKNQWMLRSFLG; this is encoded by the coding sequence ATGGCTAAAGCATCTAACAAGGTCAATACCGCTTCACTGGAACAAGTACTTAACCGACAAGTAGCGAACTTGAACATACTGTACGTCAAAATTCATAATTATCACTGGTATGTAAAAGGAGAGCAATTTTTCTCCCTGCACGTGAAGTTTGAAGAGCTGTATGATGATGTTACCCTCAAAATGGACGAGGTGGCTGAACGCCTGCTTAGCATCAAGGGCAGTCCGGCAGCGACGATGAAAGAATATCTGGAAATCGCTACAATTCAGGAGGCAACCGGTAAGGAAGATACCCGGGGCATGGTACAGACCCTGATTGAGGATTTTGCGACGGTAGCTGAGGAATTGACGGAGGGCATTGAGCTTGCCGAACAGGTCAGCGATCAGCCGACCGCCGATTTATTCATCAAGATCCGCACCGATCTCGAAAAAAATCAATGGATGCTGCGTTCTTTCCTGGGCTGA
- a CDS encoding DUF1802 family protein yields MNINPVALKEWASAVQALTEGQQIMLLRKGGIEEETRRFELKSPSFYLYPTYEHQRTEMLKEQFRHLVGQTLADEAASTETVPLRAYAEAAADLEVHDLEQLKRLYPFHIWSEDLAAERLRWKAKEPLHVLLLRVYVPDTPVTIQVLPEYSGCRSWIELTNASGSRQWRPVLSDDAFDSRRAEIVSALKE; encoded by the coding sequence TTGAATATTAACCCGGTAGCTCTGAAGGAGTGGGCTTCTGCCGTACAAGCTTTAACCGAAGGACAGCAAATCATGCTGCTGCGCAAGGGGGGCATTGAAGAAGAAACGAGGCGTTTTGAGCTGAAAAGCCCTTCGTTCTACCTTTATCCCACCTATGAGCATCAGCGTACCGAAATGCTCAAGGAGCAGTTTCGCCATCTGGTTGGCCAGACTTTGGCCGATGAAGCGGCAAGCACCGAGACCGTTCCATTACGCGCATATGCTGAAGCTGCAGCGGATTTGGAAGTCCATGATCTGGAACAGCTGAAGCGGCTGTATCCTTTCCATATCTGGAGTGAAGATCTGGCCGCTGAAAGACTGCGCTGGAAAGCCAAGGAGCCGCTGCATGTCCTGCTGCTTCGCGTGTACGTCCCGGATACACCGGTTACGATTCAAGTGCTCCCGGAATATTCAGGCTGCCGGTCCTGGATTGAGCTTACGAATGCTTCAGGTTCGCGGCAATGGCGGCCAGTCCTAAGTGATGATGCATTTGACAGCAGGAGAGCTGAGATCGTATCCGCTTTGAAGGAATAA
- the sufC gene encoding Fe-S cluster assembly ATPase SufC has product MAADFVIEGLKATIEGKEILKGINLQMKGGEIHAIMGPNGTGKSTLASALMGHPKYEVTAGTAVLEGEDLLEMAVDERARAGLFLAMQYPSEISGVTNSDFLRSAINSRREEGSEISLIRFIRQMEAKMKELEMNPEFLHRYLNEGFSGGEKKRNEILQMMMLDPKIVILDEIDSGLDIDALKIVAEGVNSMRSPERGFLVITHYQRLLNYIKPDFVHVMMQGRIVKSGGPELAERLEAEGYEWVKEELGIEDETVGQEA; this is encoded by the coding sequence ATGGCAGCAGATTTTGTCATTGAGGGACTGAAAGCGACGATTGAAGGAAAAGAGATTCTGAAAGGGATCAATCTTCAGATGAAGGGTGGAGAAATCCATGCCATCATGGGACCGAACGGTACCGGTAAAAGTACACTGGCTTCGGCATTGATGGGTCATCCGAAGTATGAGGTTACAGCTGGTACGGCTGTCCTTGAAGGAGAAGACCTGCTGGAGATGGCGGTGGATGAACGTGCGCGTGCCGGTCTGTTCCTGGCGATGCAGTATCCAAGCGAAATCTCCGGGGTAACTAACTCTGACTTCCTGCGCAGTGCAATTAATTCCCGCCGCGAAGAGGGCAGTGAAATTTCCCTGATCCGCTTCATCCGTCAGATGGAAGCAAAAATGAAAGAACTGGAAATGAATCCTGAATTCCTGCACCGCTATCTGAATGAAGGTTTCTCCGGCGGTGAGAAGAAACGTAATGAAATTCTCCAAATGATGATGCTGGACCCTAAAATCGTCATCCTTGACGAAATTGACTCCGGCCTTGATATCGATGCGCTCAAAATCGTTGCCGAAGGCGTGAACTCCATGAGAAGCCCGGAACGCGGCTTCCTGGTTATTACCCACTATCAGCGTCTGCTGAACTATATCAAACCCGATTTCGTACATGTCATGATGCAGGGACGTATTGTGAAATCCGGCGGACCGGAACTGGCTGAACGACTGGAAGCCGAAGGTTACGAGTGGGTTAAGGAAGAGCTTGGCATTGAAGATGAAACTGTAGGACAGGAAGCATAA
- the sufD gene encoding Fe-S cluster assembly protein SufD, whose product MTTQTILPVDAQRLSELSQSSGEPGWLKDSRLQALELAAELELPKLEKTRIDRWNVNNYGSYKASKPLALLSEAPASITALIKDQEEGSLIIQQNSGVIYTRLAPELAAQGVIFTDLQTAVKEHGDLVQRYLHKAVLPNEHSIAALHAALWNGGVFLYVPKNVVIETPMQAVLLTDDAEAAFVPHILVVADTNSSVTYVDNYVSDKAEAGLHNGAVEVFVGAGAKVRYATVHQLGVDTTDVTYRRAVVENDGTIEWIVGEMNYGDTASDTKSVLKGNGSSSDAKVIAVGSGSQKLNYTTQAQHFGKNTPSDMITRAVMRDAATSIINGITKIEKGATRADGQQTEKVLMLSPKARGDANPILLIDEDDVTAGHAASVGQVNYEQVYYLMSRGISRHDAETLIIYGFLAPVVSQIPLEGLRNQLQSLVERKLGQ is encoded by the coding sequence ATGACGACGCAAACCATTCTTCCGGTGGATGCCCAGCGGCTTAGCGAATTATCGCAGAGCAGCGGCGAGCCGGGCTGGCTGAAGGACAGCCGCCTGCAGGCGCTGGAGCTGGCAGCTGAGCTGGAATTGCCGAAGCTGGAGAAGACACGGATTGACCGCTGGAATGTGAATAATTACGGGAGCTACAAAGCAAGCAAGCCGCTGGCACTGCTTAGCGAAGCTCCTGCTTCCATTACGGCCCTAATCAAGGACCAGGAAGAAGGCAGCCTGATTATTCAGCAGAATTCAGGTGTTATCTATACCCGTCTGGCACCTGAGCTTGCTGCTCAGGGAGTGATCTTTACCGATTTGCAGACAGCGGTCAAAGAACATGGCGATCTTGTGCAGCGTTATCTGCATAAGGCTGTATTGCCTAATGAGCATTCGATTGCGGCGCTGCATGCGGCACTTTGGAACGGAGGAGTCTTCCTCTATGTTCCTAAGAATGTTGTAATTGAAACTCCGATGCAGGCTGTATTGCTCACTGATGATGCAGAAGCTGCTTTTGTTCCGCATATTCTCGTAGTTGCCGACACCAACAGTTCTGTAACTTATGTAGACAACTATGTGTCGGACAAAGCTGAAGCAGGTCTGCACAACGGAGCCGTTGAAGTTTTCGTGGGTGCGGGCGCCAAAGTCCGTTACGCTACAGTGCATCAGCTGGGCGTAGACACAACGGATGTCACTTACCGCCGTGCGGTTGTAGAGAATGACGGTACCATTGAATGGATTGTCGGCGAGATGAACTATGGCGATACAGCAAGTGATACCAAGTCAGTGCTCAAAGGCAACGGTTCAAGCTCTGATGCCAAGGTTATTGCTGTCGGTTCGGGCTCACAGAAACTGAACTATACAACACAAGCCCAGCATTTTGGCAAAAATACACCTAGTGACATGATCACCCGTGCAGTAATGCGGGATGCCGCCACTTCGATCATTAACGGAATTACGAAGATTGAGAAAGGCGCAACGAGAGCCGATGGACAGCAGACGGAAAAAGTACTGATGCTGAGCCCGAAAGCCCGCGGGGACGCCAATCCGATCCTGCTTATAGACGAAGACGATGTAACAGCAGGCCATGCCGCTTCCGTAGGACAGGTCAATTACGAGCAGGTGTATTACCTGATGTCCCGCGGAATTTCACGGCATGACGCAGAAACACTGATCATATACGGCTTCCTGGCACCTGTAGTGTCGCAAATTCCACTGGAGGGACTGCGCAATCAGCTCCAATCTCTTGTGGAAAGGAAGTTAGGCCAATGA
- a CDS encoding cysteine desulfurase — MISSNIREQFPILNQNINGHPLVYLDSAATSQKPLQVIEAVKSYYEWDNANVHRGVHTLGSRATDAYEGAREKVAKFIHARSTKEIIFTRGTTTALNIVASSYGPAAVGEGDEIVITQMEHHSNFIPWQQLAKKTGATLKFIPLQKDGTVTLEDAENTITDKTKIVAIAYVSNVMGVTNPVKELAAIAHRHGAVIVVDGAQSTPHMKVDVQELDCDFYAFSGHKMLAPTGIGALYGKKALLEAMEPVEFGGEMIDDVGLYESTWKELPWKFEGGTPIIAGAVGLGAAIDFLQDIGLDNIHRHEMQLAAYAEQRLSEISDLTIYGPRNRQVGVVTFNLGDVHPHDVATVLDAEGIAVRAGHHCCQPLMRWLQVSSTARASFYLYNTEQDVDALVQALIKAKEYFAYELG, encoded by the coding sequence ATGATCAGCAGCAATATCCGGGAACAATTTCCCATTCTGAATCAGAATATCAACGGACATCCGCTCGTTTATCTGGACAGTGCAGCTACTTCACAGAAGCCGCTCCAGGTCATCGAGGCGGTGAAATCCTATTATGAATGGGATAATGCCAACGTCCATCGCGGTGTCCATACACTAGGCAGCCGGGCGACAGATGCTTATGAAGGTGCACGCGAGAAGGTGGCAAAGTTCATTCATGCCCGCAGTACCAAAGAGATTATCTTCACACGCGGGACTACTACGGCGTTGAATATTGTAGCTTCCTCCTACGGCCCTGCCGCAGTGGGTGAAGGCGACGAAATCGTCATTACCCAGATGGAGCATCACAGCAACTTTATTCCATGGCAGCAGCTGGCTAAGAAGACAGGGGCAACCCTGAAATTTATACCGCTGCAGAAGGACGGAACCGTTACGCTGGAAGATGCCGAGAACACAATCACGGATAAGACCAAGATTGTGGCGATCGCTTATGTATCCAATGTAATGGGAGTTACTAATCCGGTAAAAGAGCTTGCCGCGATTGCCCACCGCCATGGCGCGGTAATCGTTGTTGACGGGGCGCAGAGCACTCCGCATATGAAGGTGGATGTGCAGGAGCTGGATTGTGACTTCTATGCTTTCTCCGGCCATAAGATGCTGGCTCCTACCGGTATTGGTGCTTTGTACGGCAAAAAAGCTTTGCTTGAAGCGATGGAGCCGGTGGAGTTTGGCGGGGAAATGATCGATGATGTCGGCCTGTATGAATCTACCTGGAAAGAGCTCCCTTGGAAGTTTGAAGGCGGCACACCGATTATTGCCGGGGCTGTCGGACTCGGGGCAGCTATTGATTTCCTGCAGGACATCGGCCTGGATAACATTCACCGTCATGAAATGCAGCTTGCGGCATATGCGGAGCAGCGGCTATCGGAGATCAGCGATCTGACGATCTATGGTCCCCGGAACCGTCAAGTGGGTGTAGTGACATTCAACCTGGGTGATGTTCATCCGCATGATGTGGCTACGGTACTAGATGCCGAAGGTATCGCTGTCCGTGCCGGACACCACTGCTGCCAGCCGCTGATGCGCTGGCTTCAGGTCAGCTCAACCGCCCGGGCCAGCTTTTACCTCTACAATACCGAACAGGATGTAGATGCACTGGTTCAAGCTTTAATCAAGGCAAAGGAGTATTTCGCCTATGAACTTGGATGA
- the sufU gene encoding Fe-S cluster assembly sulfur transfer protein SufU produces the protein MNLDDLYRRVIMDHYKNPRNRGSFEDDALKIELNNPTCGDRITLQLKVEDGIVKDARYSGEGCSISMSSASMMTEAVKGQTIDHALELADRFSSLMKGEEADFGDYEDIEALSGVNKFPARIKCATLAWNALRKGIEVEEDHQHH, from the coding sequence ATGAACTTGGATGACTTGTATAGACGCGTAATTATGGATCATTATAAAAATCCCCGGAACCGCGGTTCATTTGAGGATGACGCACTAAAAATCGAACTGAACAACCCTACCTGCGGCGACCGTATTACGCTGCAGCTCAAAGTGGAGGACGGTATCGTCAAGGATGCCCGCTATAGCGGAGAAGGCTGTTCCATCAGCATGTCGTCCGCTTCCATGATGACCGAAGCGGTCAAAGGGCAGACTATAGACCATGCGCTTGAACTTGCCGACCGTTTCTCTTCTCTGATGAAGGGTGAAGAAGCAGATTTCGGAGATTATGAAGATATAGAAGCCCTTTCCGGTGTTAATAAATTTCCGGCGCGGATCAAATGTGCCACCCTGGCATGGAACGCGCTACGCAAAGGCATAGAAGTCGAAGAAGATCACCAACACCATTAG
- the sufB gene encoding Fe-S cluster assembly protein SufB, with protein MAKKAPDMEEYQYGFRDEHKSIFQSGKGLTEEIVREISAIKNEPEWMLNFRLKSLEQFRKMPMPQWGGDLNDLDFEDIQYYVRPSEKQGKTWEEVPSEIKETFDKLGIPEAEQKFLAGVSAQYESEVVYHSMQKNLEDQGVIFTDTDTALREHPELFKKFFGTIIPPADNKFAALNSAVWSGGSFIYVPKGVKCEVPLQAYFRINSENMGQFERTLILADEDSFVHYVEGCTAPIYSTNSLHSAVVEILCMKNARVRYTTIQNWAPNIYNLVTKRAVAEENATMEWVDGNIGSKLTMKYPAVVLKGRGAKGSVLSIAVAGKGQHQDAGAKMIHLAPDTTSTIVSKSISKHGGKVTYRGLASFGRQAEGAKSNIKCDTLILDNQSTSDTIPYNEIMNDNIVLEHEATVSKVSEEQLFYLMSRGLTEAEATQMIVMGFIEPFTKELPMEYAVEMNRLIKFEMEGSIG; from the coding sequence ATGGCTAAGAAAGCGCCTGATATGGAGGAATACCAGTACGGATTCCGTGATGAGCACAAGTCGATATTTCAGTCTGGTAAAGGACTCACGGAAGAAATTGTACGGGAAATCTCCGCAATTAAAAATGAGCCGGAATGGATGCTGAATTTTCGTCTGAAATCTTTGGAGCAGTTCCGCAAGATGCCGATGCCTCAATGGGGCGGCGACTTGAATGATCTCGATTTCGAAGACATCCAATACTATGTAAGACCTTCCGAGAAGCAAGGAAAGACCTGGGAGGAAGTTCCTTCCGAAATCAAGGAAACCTTCGATAAGCTCGGAATTCCCGAAGCGGAGCAGAAGTTCCTCGCGGGTGTCTCTGCTCAGTATGAATCAGAGGTTGTATATCACAGCATGCAGAAGAACCTTGAGGATCAAGGAGTAATCTTCACGGATACCGACACTGCACTGCGTGAGCATCCTGAACTGTTCAAGAAATTCTTCGGAACGATTATTCCTCCGGCCGATAATAAATTTGCCGCACTGAACAGCGCCGTATGGTCAGGCGGAAGCTTCATCTATGTTCCAAAAGGCGTGAAATGTGAAGTGCCTCTGCAGGCCTACTTCCGCATCAACTCCGAGAACATGGGACAGTTCGAGCGTACGCTGATTCTTGCAGACGAAGACAGCTTCGTGCATTATGTAGAGGGCTGTACGGCTCCAATCTACAGCACGAACTCCCTGCACAGCGCGGTCGTTGAAATTCTCTGTATGAAGAACGCACGTGTTCGTTATACGACCATACAGAACTGGGCTCCGAACATCTACAACCTGGTAACCAAACGCGCTGTTGCCGAAGAGAATGCCACCATGGAATGGGTGGACGGCAACATCGGATCCAAGCTGACCATGAAGTATCCTGCGGTTGTCCTTAAAGGCCGCGGAGCCAAAGGTTCGGTCTTGTCGATCGCGGTTGCAGGCAAAGGCCAGCACCAGGATGCAGGCGCCAAGATGATTCACCTGGCACCGGACACAACATCAACCATCGTATCCAAATCGATCAGTAAACACGGCGGCAAGGTAACTTACCGCGGTCTGGCCTCCTTCGGCCGTCAGGCGGAAGGTGCGAAATCGAACATTAAGTGCGATACGCTCATTCTGGATAACCAGTCCACTTCGGATACCATTCCGTACAACGAAATCATGAACGACAACATTGTGCTTGAGCATGAGGCTACGGTGTCGAAGGTTTCCGAGGAACAGCTCTTCTACCTGATGAGCCGCGGCCTTACAGAAGCTGAAGCCACTCAAATGATCGTTATGGGCTTCATCGAACCGTTCACCAAAGAGCTGCCGATGGAATATGCGGTGGAAATGAACCGTCTCATCAAGTTCGAGATGGAAGGCAGTATCGGTTAA
- a CDS encoding DUF2935 domain-containing protein — translation MDAFVTRSLDEIRFWSRIMKEHSLFLGLGFRAEDTQLKKEANQFYAIFEDIERRAHEFQSDADPFTIQAFNTEVRVAATNIWAFKRMVLGLILQCKLPGQTNFPLLVDHVSREANYFRNRLEELNAGKLEPLPDAIIDENVFFLKIMADHAKFIGHLLDPSERKLVEQAREFSNDFDTLVFQAVDLSHMRPQSQTVPLLSQFVDENRVSVKSLRDFKKTARDLIEECRIKSIIHPLLADHVFREAERFLFILDMFDQSLSGVKVNKREIIH, via the coding sequence TTGGATGCTTTTGTTACCCGGTCGTTAGATGAAATACGGTTTTGGTCCAGGATCATGAAGGAGCATTCGCTTTTTCTTGGGTTAGGGTTCAGAGCTGAGGATACGCAATTAAAAAAAGAGGCAAACCAGTTCTATGCTATTTTTGAGGATATTGAGCGAAGAGCTCACGAATTTCAAAGCGATGCAGACCCTTTTACAATTCAAGCTTTTAATACAGAAGTTCGGGTGGCGGCGACTAATATCTGGGCGTTTAAGAGAATGGTGCTGGGTCTAATATTGCAGTGTAAACTTCCCGGTCAAACAAACTTCCCCTTATTGGTAGATCATGTAAGCCGGGAAGCTAATTATTTCAGAAACCGTTTGGAAGAACTCAATGCAGGAAAACTCGAGCCATTGCCCGATGCTATTATCGACGAAAACGTATTTTTCTTAAAGATCATGGCCGATCATGCGAAATTTATTGGTCATTTGCTTGATCCGTCAGAACGGAAATTGGTTGAACAGGCACGGGAATTTAGTAATGATTTTGATACACTGGTGTTTCAGGCGGTTGATTTAAGTCATATGCGTCCACAATCTCAAACCGTCCCGCTTCTAAGTCAATTTGTTGATGAGAACCGGGTCTCTGTAAAATCATTGCGTGACTTCAAGAAAACTGCACGAGACTTAATCGAGGAATGCCGGATAAAAAGTATTATTCATCCTTTGTTGGCTGATCACGTATTTCGTGAAGCTGAACGGTTCCTCTTTATTCTCGATATGTTTGACCAGTCTTTATCGGGCGTGAAGGTGAATAAGCGCGAAATCATCCATTAA
- a CDS encoding ABC transporter ATP-binding protein: MDVLRQLRGFYREKLHYLILSILCLAAATAVGLITPNLLRRLIDDVIVPLKFTEVPVLALTVVAVVIVKACLQFAHGFFGGRLGNFLAYRLRNACYEKLQFLSFRYYDTAKTGDLMSRLTGDLEAIRNFIGFGFAQLLNVFFMVLFGSIMMFTINWQLTLVTLITMPFLAAVALRFESKIHPAFQEMRLALSSLTTAVQENITGVRTVKSFAREAYEVEKFSHRNERYKDNQIFAAGLWSKFFPVMELLASVSIAILLGVGGTLVINNHMSLGELVAFFSLIWYIIGPVWGLGFHINNYTQSKASGERVLEVLNQRIDVQDKENARTLESSEVKGEVVFDHVTFAYGNKMPAVKDIHFEAKPGAVIGFLGGTGSGKSTIIQLMMRAYDVNEGSITLDGVDIREYNVRSLRSQISTVFQETFLFSSSIRNNISYGLKNVSMEEIIRAAELAKAHDFIMEMPDGYDTVVGERGMGLSGGQKQRIAIARALLKNPRILILDDATSAVDMETEHEIQAGFQEVMRGRTTLIIAHRISSLRHADQIIVMDQGRMVQKGTHSELIEIPGPYQDVYRIQYADYLARTAERGEGTQHGA, encoded by the coding sequence ATGGATGTTCTCAGGCAACTGCGGGGCTTTTATCGGGAGAAGCTGCACTATTTAATTCTTTCGATTCTATGCTTGGCTGCCGCAACTGCAGTGGGGCTTATAACCCCCAATTTGTTAAGAAGGTTGATCGACGATGTAATAGTTCCCCTAAAGTTTACTGAGGTACCCGTATTGGCCCTCACTGTAGTCGCTGTAGTAATCGTGAAAGCCTGCCTGCAGTTTGCACACGGTTTTTTTGGAGGCCGGCTTGGTAATTTTCTGGCTTACAGGCTGCGTAATGCCTGCTATGAGAAGCTGCAATTCCTGTCTTTCCGTTATTATGATACTGCTAAGACAGGTGACCTTATGTCCCGGCTGACCGGGGATCTGGAAGCGATCCGTAACTTTATCGGCTTCGGCTTCGCCCAATTGCTGAACGTATTTTTCATGGTGCTGTTCGGCTCGATTATGATGTTCACGATCAATTGGCAGCTCACGCTTGTCACTCTGATCACTATGCCGTTTCTGGCTGCGGTAGCACTCAGATTCGAATCGAAGATTCACCCGGCCTTTCAGGAGATGCGGCTCGCCCTAAGCTCTTTGACCACGGCTGTTCAGGAGAATATTACCGGTGTAAGGACCGTCAAATCATTTGCCAGAGAGGCTTATGAAGTTGAAAAATTCTCGCACCGTAATGAACGTTATAAGGATAACCAGATTTTTGCCGCCGGGCTGTGGAGCAAGTTTTTCCCGGTTATGGAGCTGCTGGCCTCGGTCAGTATCGCCATTTTGCTCGGAGTCGGCGGGACACTAGTCATCAACAATCATATGTCGCTGGGGGAGCTGGTAGCCTTCTTCAGTCTGATCTGGTACATCATTGGACCGGTCTGGGGGCTTGGCTTCCATATCAATAACTATACGCAATCCAAAGCCTCGGGAGAACGGGTTCTTGAAGTGCTTAACCAGCGGATTGATGTGCAGGATAAAGAGAATGCCCGGACGCTCGAATCCTCGGAGGTCAAGGGAGAAGTCGTATTCGATCATGTAACCTTCGCGTATGGCAACAAGATGCCTGCGGTCAAGGATATTCATTTTGAAGCGAAACCCGGTGCGGTGATCGGTTTCCTCGGGGGAACCGGCTCCGGCAAATCGACGATTATCCAGCTGATGATGCGTGCTTATGATGTGAATGAAGGAAGTATAACCCTGGATGGTGTAGATATCCGGGAGTACAACGTGCGCAGTCTTCGTTCACAGATCTCCACGGTGTTCCAGGAGACATTCCTGTTCTCCTCGTCAATCCGCAATAATATTTCCTATGGCCTCAAAAATGTGAGCATGGAAGAAATTATCCGCGCCGCTGAGCTTGCTAAAGCTCATGATTTCATTATGGAGATGCCGGACGGGTACGATACGGTAGTCGGTGAACGGGGGATGGGGCTCTCAGGAGGCCAGAAGCAGCGGATTGCTATCGCCAGAGCACTGCTTAAGAATCCGCGGATTCTTATTCTGGATGATGCGACGAGTGCCGTTGATATGGAAACAGAGCATGAGATTCAGGCCGGCTTCCAGGAGGTTATGCGCGGGCGTACAACGCTGATAATTGCCCACCGGATTTCCTCGCTGCGCCATGCCGACCAGATTATTGTAATGGATCAAGGCCGGATGGTTCAGAAGGGGACGCATTCCGAGCTGATCGAAATTCCCGGCCCTTATCAGGATGTCTACCGGATTCAATATGCCGATTATCTGGCCAGAACCGCCGAAAGAGGGGAGGGGACCCAGCATGGAGCTTGA